A stretch of Geobacter sp. DNA encodes these proteins:
- a CDS encoding cytochrome c biogenesis protein ResB has product MFLLLTLAVTSIIGTVIPQGAPPPEYLQTIGENKFKLYKTLGFFDMYHSGWFILLLALLTSNLIACSIKRLPQIWRLITRPTTVMDEGLGKSLSLIESVSVHADRSLLRDKSIALLRAEFGEPVVTEADGSCHLFAQKTPWCRLAVYIVHLSIIVIFIGAIIGSIFGYKAHVNIIEGEAVTSVMSRTGKEIPLDFAIGCEQFSVSYYDTGAPKEFKSILTVLEDRKPVPGFTRVPIIVNDPLTYKGITFYQSSYGKVGEHHFIISNRDGSNKTQLTVDSSSSAKLPDGSGMHVLESTQDISPFQPGMSGPAAHIEVHTPTGETKAVVIYAQYPELNARTSEQNGLPLISYTGGQEQEYTGLQVVKDPGVWVVWLGCFLMVAGVYAAFFMSHRRVWIRITDGEVTIGGHSNKNQAGFQPVFARLVERLRNDISGEGEK; this is encoded by the coding sequence ATGTTTCTCCTGCTTACCCTTGCCGTCACCTCCATCATCGGCACGGTCATACCGCAGGGGGCACCTCCCCCGGAATATCTGCAGACCATCGGCGAAAACAAATTCAAGTTATACAAGACACTAGGTTTTTTCGACATGTATCATTCCGGGTGGTTCATCTTGCTGCTGGCCCTGCTGACCAGTAATCTCATTGCCTGCTCGATCAAGAGGCTTCCCCAGATCTGGCGGCTCATCACCCGTCCGACTACGGTCATGGACGAAGGGTTGGGGAAAAGTCTCTCTCTTATCGAATCGGTCAGCGTCCATGCAGACCGTTCCCTGTTGCGGGACAAGTCGATTGCCCTGCTCAGGGCGGAATTCGGCGAACCCGTAGTCACGGAAGCAGACGGTTCCTGCCACCTATTTGCCCAGAAGACCCCCTGGTGCCGTCTTGCGGTATATATCGTTCATCTCAGCATCATTGTCATCTTCATCGGGGCAATCATCGGTTCGATTTTCGGCTATAAGGCCCATGTGAACATTATCGAAGGTGAGGCGGTCACGTCGGTCATGTCACGCACCGGCAAGGAGATCCCGCTCGATTTTGCCATTGGCTGCGAACAGTTCAGTGTCAGCTACTACGACACCGGCGCGCCAAAAGAGTTCAAGAGCATCCTGACCGTGCTCGAAGACAGGAAGCCGGTCCCCGGCTTCACCAGGGTTCCGATCATCGTCAACGATCCGCTGACCTACAAGGGGATAACCTTCTACCAGTCGAGTTACGGCAAGGTGGGTGAGCATCATTTCATCATCAGCAATAGGGACGGCAGCAATAAGACGCAGTTGACGGTCGACAGCAGTTCATCGGCGAAACTGCCCGACGGCAGCGGCATGCACGTCCTGGAATCGACACAGGACATCAGCCCCTTCCAGCCCGGCATGTCCGGACCTGCCGCGCACATCGAGGTGCATACGCCAACAGGTGAAACCAAGGCGGTGGTCATCTACGCCCAATACCCGGAGCTGAACGCACGGACATCAGAGCAGAACGGCCTGCCGCTCATATCCTATACCGGCGGCCAGGAACAGGAATATACGGGGCTGCAGGTAGTCAAGGACCCCGGCGTCTGGGTGGTGTGGCTCGGATGCTTTCTCATGGTGGCGGGTGTCTATGCGGCGTTCTTCATGTCGCACCGCCGAGTCTGGATACGGATCACTGATGGCGAGGTTACCATCGGCGGCCACAGCAACAAGAACCAGGCTGGATTCCAACCCGTTTTTGCCCGTCTCGTTGAGCGGCTGCGAAACGATATTTCCGGGGAGGGAGAGAAATGA
- the secG gene encoding preprotein translocase subunit SecG codes for MTFLLVFLHLTVSIALIAIVLLQSGKGAEMGASFGASGSQSVFGAGGGNTFMSKLTTGAAIIFMLTSLTLAYRSGHSSSSSIMSGKTAPKAAPAAPAPAAPMQAPGAAPQAPQQAAPPAQPATPVPAQK; via the coding sequence ATGACCTTTTTACTTGTATTCCTGCATCTCACCGTAAGCATCGCCCTGATTGCCATCGTACTCCTGCAGTCCGGCAAAGGTGCGGAGATGGGTGCATCCTTTGGCGCCAGCGGCAGCCAGTCAGTATTCGGAGCCGGCGGCGGCAATACGTTCATGAGTAAACTCACCACCGGTGCGGCCATCATCTTCATGTTGACCTCGCTCACCCTTGCCTACCGCTCGGGTCACTCGAGTTCCTCATCCATCATGTCGGGCAAAACAGCACCCAAAGCGGCACCTGCAGCACCGGCGCCCGCTGCCCCCATGCAAGCTCCCGGGGCAGCGCCTCAAGCCCCACAGCAGGCAGCCCCCCCGGCACAACCGGCTACCCCGGTGCCGGCACAGAAGTAA
- a CDS encoding triose-phosphate isomerase, with amino-acid sequence MRKPVIAGNWKLFKTGQEASELIEALVPLVQDTKDVEIVVAPVFTVLSRVSGLIAATPINLAAQDCYWEEEGAFTGEVSPKMLVDAGCSHVIIGHSERRQYFAETDETVNRKVKAAMAAGLVPIVCVGETLAEREANTTLDILKRQVTGALAGIDASMMAGIIIAYEPVWAIGTGKTATDEMAQQAHAFIRSQLSGIGGTSTAAAIRILYGGSVKPDNVKGLMAQMDIDGALVGGASLKADSFAAIVNFGS; translated from the coding sequence ATGCGCAAACCCGTTATTGCCGGCAATTGGAAGCTCTTCAAGACCGGACAGGAAGCCAGTGAACTCATCGAGGCACTGGTGCCGCTGGTGCAGGATACCAAAGATGTGGAAATCGTCGTTGCTCCGGTATTCACCGTATTGAGCCGGGTCAGCGGCCTGATCGCCGCGACTCCCATCAACCTGGCGGCGCAGGATTGCTACTGGGAGGAAGAAGGCGCCTTTACCGGCGAGGTATCGCCCAAGATGCTCGTCGATGCGGGGTGCAGCCATGTCATCATCGGCCACTCAGAGCGACGGCAGTACTTTGCCGAAACCGATGAGACCGTTAACCGGAAGGTCAAGGCAGCCATGGCTGCAGGCCTGGTACCCATCGTCTGTGTCGGTGAAACCCTTGCCGAACGTGAGGCGAACACAACCCTGGACATTCTCAAGCGACAGGTAACCGGTGCCCTCGCCGGTATCGATGCCAGCATGATGGCCGGCATCATCATTGCCTATGAGCCAGTTTGGGCCATCGGCACCGGCAAGACCGCAACGGATGAAATGGCCCAGCAAGCCCATGCCTTTATCCGCAGCCAACTATCGGGGATTGGCGGCACCTCGACGGCCGCTGCCATCCGGATACTCTACGGCGGCAGCGTCAAGCCGGATAATGTGAAGGGGCTCATGGCCCAGATGGATATTGACGGCGCCCTTGTCGGAGGGGCCAGCCTCAAGGCGGATTCTTTCGCTGCCATTGTCAATTTCGGCAGCTAA
- the pgk gene encoding phosphoglycerate kinase: MAIRYIDEIEDLKGKKVFMRVDFNVPLDDNQNITEDTRIRAVLPSINYALDYNAKVILASHLGRPKGERKPKYSMAPAAKRLSRLLGKEVKLAPDCIGDEVRAMIDDMKPGDVLMLENVRFYPGEEKNDEDFAKALTNGCEIYINDAFAVSHRAHASVEAITRFFPTVAAGFLMKNEMNYFEKAMTKPIRPLVAILGGAKVSGKLEVLENLINKVDKIVIGGGMAFTFLKALGYNIGKSLVEEDLLETARKTYEAAREKGIKFYLPVDCVVADRFNPEAETKVTPIQEIPDEWMALDVGPATVTLFTEALQNAKTIIWNGPMGVFEMDAFSRGTFAMVSAVANSYALTIVGGGDTDSAVHRAGEYAKISYISTGGGAFLELLEGKKLPGIKVLEENGHR; encoded by the coding sequence ATGGCAATCCGCTATATCGATGAGATTGAAGACCTCAAGGGGAAAAAAGTTTTCATGCGGGTCGACTTCAACGTTCCCCTCGACGACAACCAGAACATTACCGAAGACACCCGGATACGGGCCGTTCTTCCCAGCATAAACTACGCTCTGGACTATAACGCCAAAGTCATCCTCGCCTCCCACCTGGGACGGCCCAAGGGGGAGCGAAAACCCAAATACTCCATGGCTCCCGCAGCCAAACGGCTCTCCCGCCTGCTGGGCAAGGAAGTAAAGCTCGCCCCCGACTGCATTGGCGATGAAGTCCGTGCGATGATCGACGACATGAAACCGGGCGATGTACTGATGCTGGAGAATGTCCGTTTCTATCCCGGCGAGGAAAAGAACGACGAGGATTTTGCCAAGGCGCTGACCAACGGTTGCGAGATCTACATCAACGACGCCTTTGCCGTCTCCCACCGCGCCCATGCCTCGGTGGAAGCGATTACCAGGTTCTTCCCCACCGTGGCTGCCGGCTTCCTGATGAAGAATGAAATGAACTACTTCGAAAAGGCCATGACCAAGCCGATCCGCCCCCTGGTGGCCATACTCGGCGGGGCAAAGGTGTCGGGCAAGCTCGAAGTCCTGGAAAACCTCATCAACAAGGTGGATAAGATCGTCATCGGCGGCGGGATGGCCTTCACCTTTCTCAAGGCTCTCGGCTACAATATCGGTAAATCGCTGGTAGAAGAGGATCTGCTCGAAACCGCCAGGAAGACCTATGAGGCTGCGAGGGAAAAAGGGATCAAGTTCTATCTCCCCGTGGACTGCGTTGTTGCCGACCGATTCAACCCCGAGGCCGAAACCAAGGTCACCCCGATCCAGGAGATCCCGGATGAATGGATGGCTCTGGATGTCGGGCCGGCAACTGTCACCCTCTTCACCGAGGCGCTACAGAATGCGAAGACTATCATCTGGAACGGCCCGATGGGGGTCTTTGAAATGGATGCCTTTTCCCGGGGGACCTTTGCCATGGTCTCGGCAGTCGCAAACTCCTATGCCCTGACCATTGTTGGCGGCGGCGACACCGATTCTGCGGTGCATCGTGCAGGAGAGTACGCCAAGATCAGCTACATATCCACTGGTGGTGGCGCATTCCTCGAACTTTTGGAAGGGAAAAAGCTTCCCGGCATCAAGGTACTGGAAGAGAACGGTCACAGATAG
- the gap gene encoding type I glyceraldehyde-3-phosphate dehydrogenase produces MRIAINGFGRIGRMVLRAAAKEKGIEFVAINDLTDAKTLAHLLKYDSVHGIFPGKVEATDDAIIVNGKVIKIYAEKDPSLLPWKKEKIDIVLESTGRFTARDKAELHLKAGAKKVIISAPATNEDITIVMGVNDNLYDPKKHHIISNASCTTNCLAPVAKILNDAFGIEKGLVTTVHSYTNDQNILDLPHKDLRRARAAAMSMIPTSTGAAKAVSLVLPELKGKLDGMAIRVPTPNVSVVDLVATLKKKTDADKVNAAFKKASRGDLKGILGFCEEPLVSIDFNGNPLSSIVDALSTKVLDGNMVKVLSWYDNECGFSQRVVDLFKLVGK; encoded by the coding sequence ATGAGAATCGCAATCAATGGCTTCGGTAGGATCGGCAGGATGGTACTGCGCGCGGCAGCGAAGGAAAAAGGGATCGAGTTTGTCGCCATTAACGACTTGACCGACGCCAAAACCCTTGCCCATCTGCTCAAGTACGATTCGGTCCATGGCATTTTCCCCGGCAAGGTCGAAGCGACCGACGATGCCATTATTGTCAATGGCAAAGTCATCAAGATTTATGCGGAAAAGGACCCGTCCCTGCTCCCCTGGAAAAAGGAAAAGATCGACATCGTTCTTGAATCGACCGGCAGGTTCACTGCCCGCGACAAGGCCGAACTGCACCTCAAGGCAGGAGCGAAAAAGGTCATTATCTCCGCACCGGCCACCAACGAAGACATCACCATCGTCATGGGGGTCAACGACAACCTCTACGATCCCAAGAAGCACCATATCATCTCCAATGCTTCCTGCACCACCAACTGCCTCGCGCCGGTGGCCAAGATTCTCAACGACGCTTTCGGCATCGAAAAGGGCCTGGTAACCACGGTTCATTCCTATACCAACGACCAGAACATCCTCGATCTTCCCCACAAAGACCTGCGTCGCGCCCGCGCTGCCGCCATGTCCATGATTCCCACCTCGACCGGTGCGGCCAAGGCGGTTTCCCTGGTCCTTCCCGAACTGAAAGGCAAACTGGACGGGATGGCGATCCGCGTGCCGACCCCCAACGTCTCCGTGGTCGACCTGGTTGCAACCCTGAAAAAGAAGACCGACGCCGACAAGGTCAATGCAGCATTCAAGAAAGCATCCCGTGGCGACCTCAAGGGGATCCTCGGATTCTGTGAAGAACCGCTCGTCTCCATCGACTTCAACGGCAATCCCCTCTCGTCCATTGTCGATGCTCTCAGCACGAAGGTGCTCGACGGGAACATGGTCAAGGTGCTCTCCTGGTACGACAATGAGTGCGGCTTCTCCCAGCGGGTAGTCGACCTCTTCAAACTGGTTGGGAAATAA
- a CDS encoding acetoin utilization protein AcuC: MTARTALIYSNRFNTFDYGADHPFHVQRYQLTYELMMAYDLIGTVGREVHDYPLVTEEALQGFHSAEYLAKLKEFSADSQPRADFRFGLGDVENPVFEGLYDWTLLGTSGTVEAARMVVEEGYDIVFNLAGGWHHAHRAKASGFSYLNDAVIAINSLLQHGKRVVYLDIDAHHGDGVQEAFYDTDQVLTVSLHESGIYFFPGTGFEREIGAGKGRGYSVNVPLVAHTDDALFMKAFDEVAFPLIAAFDPDLLVTQLGADTFRTDPLTRLEITTHSYSYILRKLKALRIPWVAVGGGGYDNMNVARAWTLAWAIMNGISLPPRLPARFQGLIKGLGYQHSMLLDAMHWAQEDDRNRALDAVEKSIAAIRKTVFPVHMGGHGKSAR, from the coding sequence GTGACTGCCAGGACGGCCCTGATTTACTCCAATCGTTTTAATACCTTTGATTATGGTGCCGATCATCCTTTTCATGTTCAGCGTTATCAGTTGACCTATGAACTGATGATGGCCTACGACCTCATCGGCACGGTGGGGCGGGAGGTGCACGATTATCCCTTGGTCACCGAAGAGGCGTTGCAGGGATTTCACTCTGCCGAATACCTGGCCAAGCTGAAAGAGTTCAGTGCTGATAGCCAACCCCGTGCGGATTTCCGCTTTGGTCTCGGTGATGTGGAAAATCCCGTTTTCGAAGGGCTTTACGATTGGACGCTGCTGGGGACGTCAGGCACGGTCGAAGCTGCACGGATGGTGGTCGAAGAGGGGTATGACATCGTCTTCAACCTTGCCGGCGGTTGGCACCACGCCCATCGTGCAAAGGCTTCCGGGTTTTCGTACCTGAACGATGCGGTCATTGCCATAAACAGCTTGTTGCAGCACGGGAAAAGGGTTGTCTACCTCGATATCGATGCCCATCATGGCGACGGGGTCCAGGAGGCGTTTTACGATACTGATCAGGTTCTGACCGTTTCGCTCCATGAAAGCGGTATTTATTTTTTTCCTGGTACCGGATTTGAGCGCGAGATCGGCGCGGGGAAGGGACGTGGCTATTCGGTCAATGTCCCGCTGGTGGCGCACACGGATGACGCTCTGTTCATGAAGGCCTTTGATGAAGTTGCCTTCCCGCTGATAGCCGCCTTTGATCCGGATCTGCTGGTTACCCAGCTGGGTGCCGATACCTTTCGCACCGATCCGCTCACCAGGCTGGAGATCACGACCCATAGCTACTCATATATCCTCAGGAAGTTGAAGGCACTGCGGATTCCCTGGGTTGCAGTGGGTGGCGGCGGCTACGACAACATGAATGTTGCCAGGGCCTGGACCCTGGCATGGGCCATCATGAACGGCATCAGTCTCCCCCCGCGCCTCCCGGCACGCTTCCAGGGGCTGATCAAGGGATTGGGGTATCAGCACAGCATGCTGCTCGATGCCATGCACTGGGCACAGGAAGACGACAGGAACAGGGCTCTCGATGCGGTGGAGAAGAGTATAGCCGCCATCAGGAAAACTGTCTTTCCCGTACACATGGGTGGCCATGGCAAATCTGCCCGGTAA
- a CDS encoding ATP-binding cassette domain-containing protein has protein sequence MVDKVKHGLAHTFFHSDDADCAVNLEDTHGVEIRIDKLCKRFGSHQVLQDVDLEIKAGETFSIIGPSGTGKSVLLKHIVKLETPDSGQIFINGMPIFDVKKQELSRNYRYSMVFQSSALFNSLTVGENVGLWLREKRICKEQRIREIIRSKLMLVGLEGKEGLRTSELSGGMKKRVAIARSLAMNPDLILYDEPTAELDPINTDELANTILGLKETTKNTTIIVTHDLNFALYISDRIGMMHEGRIIEVGTPREIKQSQNPIVKRFIFTTTKGINAD, from the coding sequence ATCGTCGACAAGGTGAAGCATGGTCTGGCACACACCTTTTTTCATAGTGATGATGCCGATTGTGCCGTCAATCTTGAAGATACCCATGGTGTCGAGATCCGCATCGACAAGCTCTGTAAGCGGTTTGGCAGTCATCAGGTTCTGCAGGATGTGGACCTGGAGATCAAGGCGGGAGAGACCTTCTCCATAATCGGACCTTCCGGTACCGGCAAGAGCGTTCTGCTCAAGCACATCGTCAAGCTGGAGACCCCTGACAGCGGCCAGATATTCATCAACGGCATGCCGATCTTCGATGTCAAGAAGCAGGAGTTGTCCAGAAATTACCGATACAGCATGGTATTCCAGTCATCTGCCCTGTTCAATTCCCTGACGGTTGGTGAGAATGTCGGCCTTTGGCTGCGTGAGAAACGGATCTGCAAGGAACAGCGGATCAGGGAGATCATCCGGTCGAAGCTGATGTTGGTGGGGCTTGAGGGCAAGGAAGGTCTCAGAACGTCCGAACTGTCCGGTGGGATGAAGAAACGTGTCGCCATTGCCCGTTCACTGGCCATGAACCCGGATCTGATCCTGTATGATGAACCTACTGCCGAGCTTGACCCGATCAATACGGACGAACTGGCAAATACCATTCTGGGGCTGAAAGAGACAACTAAGAACACCACGATCATTGTTACGCATGATCTCAATTTTGCGCTCTATATTTCCGATCGGATTGGCATGATGCATGAAGGGCGGATCATCGAGGTGGGGACTCCGCGCGAAATCAAGCAGAGCCAGAATCCCATCGTTAAGCGGTTCATCTTTACCACGACAAAAGGTATCAATGCCGACTGA